CATAAGACCTGAAGAAATAAGTTCAGTAATAGAAGAAAAAATAAAAAATTTTGATTTCAACCTTGAAACACAAGAAATTGGCCATGTTATCCAATCAGGTGATGGAATAGCTAAAATTTATGGTCTTGACAATGCTATGTACGGAGAAATGGTGGAGTTTGAAAGCGGAGTCGTTGGGATGGTCTTAAATCTTGAAGAAGATACAGTTGGTGTTGTTGTCCTTGGAGACCCTGAAAAAGTTAAAGAAGGGGATATAGTAAAAAGAACAGGAAAAATCATGGAAGTGCCTGTAGGAAAAGAAATGTTAGGAAGAGTAGTAAATCCTTTAGGAGAGCCTATTGATGGTAAAGGACCAATAAACTATGAAGCCAAACGCCCCATTGAATATCCCGCTCCACCAATAGTCAGAAGGAAATCTGTTGATACGCCTTTACAGACAGGTATTTTAGCTATAGATTCTATGATTCCAATAGGAAGAGGGCAGAGAGAATTAATAATAGGAGATAGGCAGACAGGTAAAACTGCTATTGCTATAGATACTATAATAAATCAAAAGGACAAAGGTGTATATTGTATATACGTGGCCATAGGACAAAAAGCTTCCACTGTTGCAGGAATTGTTAATATGCTTGAAAAACATGGAGCTATGGAATATACAACAGTTGTTGCATCAACTGCCAGTGATTCAGCAGCTCTTCAATATATTGCACCTTATGCAGGATGTGCCATGGGAGAGCATTTTATGTACCAGGGTAAAGACGTACTGGTAGTTTATGATGACCTTTCAAAGCATGCTATTGCTTATAGAACTATATCCTTGCTTTTGAGGAGGCCACCGGGAAGAGAAGCATACCCTGGCGATGTATTTTACCTTCATTCAAGACTTCTTGAACGTTCTGCAAGACTTGCAGATGAATACGGGGGAGGTTCTTTGACGGCTCTTCCTATTGTGGAAACATTGGCAGGGGATATATCTGCATATATTCCAACAAACGTAATTTCTATTACAGATGGACAGATATATCTTGAGTCAGAGCTTTTCTATTCAGGAATAAGACCTGCTATAAATGTAGGACTGTCTGTATCCCGTGTCGGTGGGGCTGCACAAATAAAGGCGATGAAAAAAGTAGCTGGTCGATTAAGGTTGGAACTTTCTCAATATAGAGAATTGCAAGTTTTTGCGCGATTTGGGTCTGACTTAGACAAAGCAACCCTTGAAGTTTTAAGACAAGGGGAAAGAATTGTTGAAATCACAAAGCAACCTCAATATCAGCCAATGCCAGTAGAAGATCAAGTAATAGCTATATATACTGTAATGAATAGATATGTTGCTGATATCGAGGTGGAACAAGTTAGACCTTTTGTAAAAGGACTTTTAGAATTTTTGGATATAAATTATCCCGAAATAAAGCAGTCAATAAGAGACACAAAAGATTTAACTTCCGAGACAGAGGAAAAATTAAAAGCTGCAATTTTGGAGTACAAAGAAAAGTACGCCGCAAAGGGTGATAGTTAATGGGAAAAAGAGATATAGCCTTGCGCATTAAAAGTGTCAAAGAAACACGAAAAATTACGAGAGCTATGTATTTAATTTCAGCGTCAAAGTTTCAAAAGGCAAAAGTCATGTTGGACAATGTAAGGCCATATTACCATAAGGTTCAGCTTACAATGAAAGATATATTGCTTCATACAGGGGAAGTTACCTCTCATTATCTTGAAAGAAAAGAAGATGATAAAAAGAATAAGAAAAAATCTGTAATAGTTGTAACAGGAGACAAAGGCCTTTGCGGTGCTTACAATCACAATATCATAAAAACAACTCAAGAACTAATTGGAAAAGAAGAAGTAAACTTGATGGTAATAGGAGAAGTTGGAAGACGTTACTTCATCAAAAAAGGATATAATGTAGATATAGAATTTCTTTATACCGCTCAAAATCCTACAACAGCTTCAGCAGGAGAAATAACAGATATTATACTAAATGCTTACAATAAAGGGCTTACAGATGAAATATCTATTGTTTATACTGAAATGCAAGGACTTGTACAAAAGGTAAAGGTTCTAAGACTTTTACCTTTAGATATTGACAACTTTATGGCGTTAGCTAATGAAGGAGAAGAGACTGAAGAAGAAGTAGTAATTGACAGTGACATGATATACGAGCCTTCTGCTACAGAGGTTTTTAACGTACTTGTTCCTGAGTATATCAAAGGTCTCATATACAGTATACTTGTTCAAGCATTTGCTTCAGAGCATTTTGCAAGGATGATAGCAATGGATGGTGCAACGTCAAATGCTGATAAGATGATAAACAGGCTTACTTTAGAGTATAATAAACTGAGGCAAGCTTCTATTACTCAGGAAATTTCAGAAATAATCGCAGGGGCATCTGTATAAAAGGAGATGATAAATTGAAGAAGGGGTATATTACACAGGTTATTGGTCCTGTTGTTGATATAAAATTTGAAGGAGAACTTCCTCCTATAAATAGTGCCATCAAAATTCCTATAGAAGACAGAGAGTTAGTTGTAGAAGTATCTCAGCACATAGGGGACAATATAGTAAGGTGTGTTGCAATGGCCTCAACTGATGGCTTAAAAAGAGGCATGGAATGTATAGATACAGGTGGGCCTATAATGGTCCCTGTTGGGAAAGGGACTTTAGGCAGAATGTTTAACGTATTAGGCCAGCCAATTGACGAGTTAGGAGAAGTCAAAGATGTAAAATACATGTCAATTCACAGAAAGGCGCCTCCTTTTGAAGAACAAAGCCCTGCTACTGAAATTTTGGAGACAGGTATTAAAGTAATAGACTTACTTACTCCTTATCCAAAGGGTGGCAAAATAGGGCTTTTTGGTGGGGCTGGCGTTGGTAAAACTGTTTTGATAATGGAACTAATACGAAATGTCGCTATAGAACATGGTGGTTACTCAATTTTCACCGGTGTTGGTGAAAGGTCCCGTGAAGGAAATGAATTGTGGCATGAAATGCATGAATCAGGAGTTATAGACAAAACCGCTTTTGTATTTGGACAGATGAATGAGCCGCCAGGAGCTAGAATGAGAGTAGGTCTTGCAGGGCTTACAATGGCAGAGTATTTTAGAGATGAAGAACACCAAGATGTGCTTTTATTTATAGATAACATCTTCAGATTTGTTCAGGCAGGTTCAGAAGTTTCGGCACTTTTAGGAAGAATGCCTTCTGCTGTTGGTTATCAACCTACTTTGGCAACAGACTTGGGACTTTTGCAAGAGAGAATTACTTCTACAAAGAAAGGGTCTATTACATCAGTTCAGGCTGTTTATGTACCTGCAGATGACCTTACTGACCCTGCTCCGGCTACCACCTTTACTCACTTGGATGCGACAACTGTTTTGTCAAGAAGCATTGCTGAAATGGGAATATATCCTGCCGTGGACCCGCTGGATTCTACTTCTCGTATATTAGAGCCTCATATAGTAGGAGAGGAACATTACTCTGTAGCAAGGAAAGTTCAGGAAATTTTACAGAGATATAAAGAACTTCAGGATATAATTGCTATATTGGGTATGGAAGAGCTTACAGAGGAAGATAAACTCATAGTTTACAGAGCAAGAAAGATACAGAGGTTTTTATCACAGCCTTTCTTTGTAGCAGAAACTTTTACTGGAACACCTGGCAAATATGTGCCGCTGAAAGAGACGATAAGAGGATTTAAGAAAATTGTAGAGGGAGAAATGGACGATATCCCAGAGGCTGCTTTCTACATGGTAGGAAACATAGACGAAGTCTACGAGAAAGTTGAAAAAATGAGATGAGGTGAAAAGAATGGATAAAAATTTTCACCTCGAGGTTTTAACTCCTCATAGAAAGTTTTACGAAGGGGATGTGGAAGAAATAATAGTAACTATAACCACAGGTCAAATAGGTATTTTAAAAGGCCATATTCCCATGACAGCAGCCATAGGTACAGGTACTTTACAGATCAAAGAAGACGGCCAATGGCGAGAAGCCTTTATCTCTGGCGGCTTTATGGAAGTCAAAAGAGACAGTGTGACAATCTTGTCCAGTGCAGTAGAATGGCCCGAGGAAATTGATATAGCTCGTGCTCAAGCGGCTAAAGAAAGAGCAGAAGAAAAACTTAGACAAAAAAGAAGCAAACAGGAACATCTTTTGGCAGAAGCCGCTTTAAAAAGAGCATTAATGAGACTCAATATTGCAAGTAAATACCAAAATATGTAAGAATAAAACTTCCTACTGGGGATTTTTTAAGAGCAGTAGGAAGTTTTTGTTATTTACTAACTTCTGATTCAGGTAGTTCTGAAAGCACTATACCTGCAAACATAAAAATTCCGCCTATTATTGCTCTAAAAGACATCACCTCACCCGCAATTAAAAAAGCAGCTATTGCAGCGAAAACTGGTTCTAATGCAAATATCAAAGCTGTATGAGTAGCAGTAGTGTAGGCTTGCATTGTGTTTTGAGCAACATATGCAAAAGCCGTAGCAAAAACACCGGTTATTATAATGGCTAACCAGACATCGACAGATGTAGGTATAAAAGGCTTTTCAAATAGAAAAGTCACAATGCCGCTTAAAAGTGCAACTATTCCTATTTGAATAGTAGCGAGTAAATATGTATCTAAGGTGGAGGCGTATTTTGCTATTAAAACAATTTGCATTCCAAAAGCAAAAGCACACAAAAGTGTCAAAAAATCACCTATGTTAATAGATAAGTCAATATTTGTAGTGAGCAGTATGAGTCCTATAAAAGCAAGTAAAATTCCTAAAATTGCAGGTTTTGAAGGCTTTCTTTTAAGAAACACTGCTTCTAAAATTGGCACTAATACTACACTAAACCCTGTTATAAACCCTGATTTAGATGCTGTAGTGTATTTAAGTCCCATTGTCTGAAAGGCATAACCTAAAAAAAGCATTGTGCCAATTAAAGATGCTGCAGTTAGTGTTTTCTTATCAATATTTTTTAGCCTTTTATAAAATATTATTACAAGAAGCAAAAAAGCCAATAAAAAGCGTATAAAAAGAAAATTGTATACCGGGAGTGTCTGTATAGCGTTTTTGACTATTATAAATGTAGACCCCCACACCATGGTTACTACAGTGAGCACAATATCGCTTTTTAATTGTTTGGACAATTAAATTCCCCCTCAAAAATTACTTAAAAATTATAGTTTAAAATTGTGAACAATTGGCATACGCCTTCCTGTTCCAAATGCTTTGGTGGTGACTTTGAGTCCGGGTGCTGCTTGTTTTCTTTTGTACTCTACTCTGTTGACTTTATTTATAACATCTTTTACTAATTTTTCATCATATCCTTTTTCTATTATTTCTTTTGCTGACTTGTTTTCCTCTATATACATTTTTAATATTTCATCCAAAATCTTGTAAGGAGGCAATGAGTCTTCATCTTTTTGATTGGGTCTTAATTCTGCAGAAGGAACTTTTTCAATTATAGAAGCTGGAATTATTTCTTTTTCTCTGTTTATATATCTTGCTAGTTCATATACCATTGTCTTAGGTACATCTGCTATCACAGCAAGGCTCCCGCTCATATCTCCGTAAAGAGTGCAATATCCCATTGCTAATTCTGATTTGTTTCCGGTAGTTAAAACAATGTGCCCTTCTCTATTTGATATAAACATTAAATAATTACCTCTTATTCTTGCTTGTATGTTTTCTTCTGCCAGGTCACCTATAACGTTGCTATCCCCATTAAAAACGGATAAATAACTTTTGAACACAGGCTCTATTGGGATTACTCTAAATTCAATTTCCAGATTATCAGCCAGTATTCTTGCATCACTTTTACTTCCTTCAGAGGAATATCTTGAAGGCATTGAAACCGCAAGAACATTTTCTTTTCCTAAAGCTTCCACTGCTATGGCGCAAACCACTGCAGAATCTATTCCGCCGCTTAAGCCTACTACTGCTTTTTTAAAACCTGATTTTTTGCAATAATCTCTTACACCAAGGACAAGAGCGTTGTATAACCAAGATATATCCTCTTTTATTTCAGGCAGTTTCCTAAGATTTTTCAGTTTATCAATATCAAAAACTTTAATATCTTCTTCAAAAGCTTTAAGTTGTACTACTCTTTTGCCTTCTTCATTTACTACAAAGCTAGCACCGTCAAATATCAATTCATCATTTGCACCAACTTGATTTACATAAACAAAAGGTATTGCGTACTTTTTTATCTTTTTTTCTATCATTTCTACTCTCATATTTTGTTTGCCCAAGTAATAAGGAGATGCCGAAATATTTATAAAAATATCAGGTTTGAGCTTAAATTGTTCCTCTAAAACATCAACAGAGTAATCTACACTTGGCTCAAAAACATAATCTTTCCATATGTCTTCACATATATTAACCCCCAATTTTATACCTTTAAAGGAAGCTATCTTTCTTAATTTTGCTGGTTTGAAATACCTCTTTTCATCAAATACGTCATAGTTTGGAAGTAAAGTCTTGTCAAAAACCTCAACTATTTTACCGTCATAAATAAAAAAAGCAGAATTATAAAGATTGCCTTCTGTATCTCGCCTTACAGTACCCAGTATTACTCCAATTTGATAAGAAGAAGGTAAGACTATTTCATTTATATATTTTTCATTGGCTTCTAAAAAATCTTGCATAAACAAAAAATCTTTAGGAGGATAACCTACGGTAACTAATTCAGAGAATACTACGAGGTCAGCCTTTTGATATTTTGCTCTATTTATAAACTCTACTATCTTTTTGAAGTTTCCTTTTATATCTCCCACAACTGGATTTATTTGAGCCAATGCGATTTTCATTAGTTTTCACCCCGCATTTATAATACTACAATACATATTTTAGCACATAAAAAGACAAAAAACACTGTTATCTATCTCCACCTTATCAGCTTTTTTTCGAGATACACTATAAAAATGTACATCAAAGCAGAAAGTATTGAAAGTATCAGTACACTTGTCATTACCAAATCCAACTTAAAAATTTGACCGCCGTAGACAATCAAATATCCCAAACCTGCTTTAGAAACTAAAAATTCTCCTGTAATTACTCCTACCCAGGAAAGGCCGATGTTTATTTTTATGGCGGAAATAATCGTTGGGACACTGGCGGGAAGAATACATTTTGTAAGTATTTGCATTTTTGTGGCACCAAAGGTCTTTAAAAGTTTTATTTTTTCTTCGTCAACTTCTTTAAAACCCGTTTGTAAGCTGATTATAGTTACTATCAATGAAATAGCAAGAGCCATTGTAATTATTGGAGCTTCTCCATTTCCCATCCAAACGATAAATATAGGACCTAATGCAATTTTAGGAAGACTATTAAGTACTACTAAATAAGGTTCTGATACTTTTGACAAAAAGTCTGACCACCACAGAAGTATAGCAATTATCATGCCAATTATTGTGCCAAGAGTAAAACCTATTATAGTTTCACTCAAAGTGACCCATATGTGCATAAGAAGAGAACCATTCTGACTTAAGGCTATTATAGTTTTTAACATTCTTGAAGGCTGGCTGACCAAAAAAGGGTCTACAATTTTGTACCTTGCGACAATTTCCCATGCAGCGAAAAAAAGGATTAATAATGCAAATTGAGTGACTCGTATCAATACATTTTTTCTCTTTACTTTTTTTAAAAATTCCCTGTGCTCTTTTGAAATATAGGGGGTTGCTGCTTCATACATGGACATCCAACTCCTTCCAAATTGAATTAAAATATTCTCTAAACTCAGGAGCTTTTCTGCAGCCTATGGGAGTTCGATCTTCACAAGTTAGGACAATGTCATAAATCTTTTTTACATGGGCAGGCCTATTTGATAGAACTACAATTCTATCACACATAGAAATTGCCTCTGAGATATCGTGAGTTACTATGACCGCAGTTTTTTGCTCATATTTAAGAATTTTATATACTTCATCGGATATAGCAAGTCTTGTTTGGTAGTCTAAAGCAGAAAAAGCTTCATCTAGTAAAAGTATGTCTGGTTTTAAAGCTAATGTCCTTATGAGAGCGGCTCTTTGTCGCATTCCACCTGACAATTGATTAGGATAATGTTTTTTAAACTCGCCGAGGCCGTATTTTACAAGCAAACCTTCTACGTATTTTTTAGACTCTTCTGTTAGACTTTTTTGTATTTCAAGTCCAAGTAATACATTTTGCCATATATTTCGCCATTCAAAAAGGTGGTCTTTTTGAAGCATATAGCCTATTTTTCCATTTACCTCTACATTTCCGTAAGAAGGCTTTAAAAGACCGGAAATAATCGAAAGAAGAGTAGATTTGCCACACCCAGAAGGGCCTATAATCCCTACAAATTCTCCTTCGTACACATCAAAAGAAATATTTTTTAAAGCTTCAGTTTCACCCTCTAAGGTGTGATAATTAAAGGATACATCTTTGAGGCTGACCATTATTTTATTCATAAAAGACACTCCCTTCTATGTGAAGTTAATAAAAGGGGAGTTGTGCTCAATATGGGAGGGGCATATTGAGCACAATTTAAAACCCTACTTTTTGATCATTTTTTCAGCTTTTTCAGCGAAAGTGTTGTTGATTAGAAGATGTGAGTCCACCTTTTCTTTTATTACACCTGCATCTAAAAGTATATTTTGCAGAAAATCAAAGTCTTCAACTTTCATTTTTAGAGTAGTGCCCCAGGTGTTTTGATTTTTGTATCTTTCAATAGCTGTCGCCATAAGGTCTACATCAGCATCTGGGAAAAAAGGCTTAATTGCTTCCGCTACTTCTTTAGAAGAGTGAGAGCCTACCCAAAGCATTCCTTTATATACTGCATTTACAAAACGCTGTATTATATCGGGATGTTTTTCAATATAGCTTTTTCTTGCATTAAAAGTCGTATAAGGAACTTCATGACTGGAAGCGCCAACTGATGCTACAATGTATCCACCTTTTTGTTTTTCAACTAGGGAAGCTGTAGGTTCAAATAACGCCACGTAATCAGCATCGGAAGACATAAAAGCTCCCGCTGCGGCTGTAAATTGAAGATTGGTGATAAGGGTTAAATCTGTTTTTGGATTTATGCCGTGTTCTTTTAAAATGTATTCCAGTGTCATTTGAGGCATCCCGCCAGGCCTTCCACCTATTACCTTTTTACCTCTTAAATTTTCCCATTTAAAGTCCGGTTCAGGCTTTTTCCCCAAAAGGAAAGACCCATCTTTTCTTGTGAGTTGCCCAAAGTTTACAAGATAATCATCTCTACCTTCTTTAAGTACGTATACAGTGGTTTCGGGTCCTTGAAGTCCTATGTCTGCTGTGCCAGATAAAACGGCCGTTGCAGCCTTATCTGACCCTTGAGCAGTTGTAATGACGAGTTCCAGCCCCTGTTCTTTGAAAAAGCCTTGGCTTACAGCTACGTAATAGGGAGCGTAAAAAATAGAATGGACTGTTTCTACAAAATTAATTTTTGTAAGTTTTTGACTTTTATTTGTACACCCTGTAAATAAAGAAACTGTAAGGGCTAATACTAACAGGAATACAATTAAGTACTTAAGCCTCATATCCATCCTCCTTTTTCTATTTTCACTTTATTATATTCTTTCAATTAAAATATGTGATTGAGGCAAATTGTGCCTTTTGGGGATTTTAAATTTGTAATTGATAGTTTGATAAAAAGAAGGAAAAGTGAAATTTTTGTCGAATATGTATATACTGTGGTCTTAATGGATTAAAATGCTACAAGAAGAGGGGATTGAAAATGGCGCAAAAAATAGCTGCAAAAAAGGGCAAGACAATAAAAAAACAAACGAAAAAAACATACAGAAGTTTTGCAAGCTTAGACACAATATTTTATATATTACTTGTAATTCTCGTATTTTATCCACCTTTTTTTAGAGGCATGTATTTCGAAAAAGAAATGTTTCCCACAATTGCATTGACTTCTGCGGTATTTATTATATGGGCTATTTCTAAAATTGTGCAAAAAGAACCCATAATAAGTACTACCTTAGACTATGCTGCTTTATCCCTTGTAGGGGCGTATATAATCTCTAGTTTTTTTGCTGTAAATATAAGGGCGAGCATAGGGGAAGTTTTGAGATATTTTGATTATTTGTTTATATATTTCATAGTTAGTAGGACCGTAAGAGATAACAAAAAAATTTTTATACTATTAAATGCGTTAGTTTTAAGCTCATTTGTAGTAGCGGTTGTGGGGCTGGGATCTTCAGTTAATCTCATCCATTACAACGGTTCATGGGTAGGAGGCAGGATAAACTCTACTTTTCAGTATCCTAATACAACAGCTTCATTTTTGATGGCTTTTTTCCTTGTCAATTTAACTTTAATTTCTTACACTGACAATAAATATTTAAAGGCAATATACGGCATGACCGCTTATACACAGTTTTACGCTTATGTATTTACCTTGTCTCGCGGTGCATGGCTTATGCTTCCTTTTCTTGGCATTATTCTTATGCTTTTGATGCCAAGGGGCAAAAGAATAGAACCTTTTATGTATTTTGTGGGGGTTGTAATTGCTTCAGCACTGCCTATAGTAAAATTTAATTCAGCAGTTGCCAGCGGGGCAGCTCTCAATTTAATCAAATGGTATTTGATTGGAGTCTTTGCTTCACTAATTGTTACATACGCAATAAGCTTTATTGTGAGTGTTGTAAATAAAATAAATGTGAAAGTTGGAATAGCTATTGCTGCTGTAATTGGAATCTTTGTGTTGGTAGCAGGATACATAGTTTTTACAACTCAAGTTCCATTGACTTTAAAACATGATGTAGAGGAGTCTGACAGCATAAAAAGCGTAACGAGATTTGTGAGTGCAGAACCTGACAGAGTTTATGTGTTAAAATACGATGTTGTAGCCAAAAATCCCTCAAATAAAGATTGGGCTTACGGCATAATAATAAACAGCAGAAATGAAAATGACCAATCCACTAAAATTACAGAATTTTACGACAAAGACAATTTCATTGGCGAAAAAACAATAGAATTTTCTACTTTAAAAGACACAAAAAGGCTTGCCATAACATTTGTAAATAATTTTCAAAACACGTCAGTTACTTTTACAAAGGCGCAAATATATCCTAAAAATGCTCCTTATGAAGCACAAAACATAATGTTAAAATACAAATACTTGCCGGAGGATATTGCATCACGTGTCCAAGATATAAGCCTGTCAACCCAAAGTAGCTCACAGAGAATGCAGTTTTACAAAGATGGATTAAAAATTTTTAAAGATTATCCTATATTTGGAGCAGGTGGTGGTGCATGGGCATCACTATATTTCAAATACCAATCTTACCTGTATTGGACTACTCAGACTCATAACTATTTCATGCAGGTACTTTTAGATACGGGTATCATTGGAGCTATTGCTATAATATTTTTGTTGGTATCCCTTTTTAGAAGCATGCATAGAGTGTATAAAGGATACATGGAAGACAAAGACAGAATTTTAATTGCTGCAATTATAACAGCAATAATAAGCCTTTATGCTCATGCTGCAATGGATTTTGACCTGTCGCTTTCTGCAGTATCTATTGCACTTTGGGCATTAATTGGTGTAATAAATTCTCTGGACATACTAAAAGTTAAAGTAAAAAACAAAAAAATTTACTTAAACTATTTAGCGATAGTTGTAGCCTTTGTTGTAATGTTTATGTCTACCTCTATGTCAGTAGCGCTAAGTTATGCCGTAAAAGGGGATAACTTTTTGAGACAACAAAATTTTATTTTGGCGGAACAAAATTATGAAAAAGCAGTATCCTATGACCCATGGAACGCAAAATACAGAATGACATACGGGCAAATTCTCACCGCCCTTGGTGACCAGTTAAAAGATGCTGTAAGGCTTCAAAAAGCGATGTTTGAAGAAGAAAAAGCCGTGCAATTAGAGCCTTTTAATTCTCAACTTAATGCCCAACTGGGAGCTTTCTATCTTGCTCATGGACAAATTGACCTTGGCCTTAAATATGTATTAAAAGCAGTGGAAGTACAACCATTGAGGCCAGAAAATTACCAGCAATTAGCTGATGCTTATAACAAAGTTGGTATGTATTATTTAAACAATGGAGATAAAGAAAAGGCAAAAGAATTTTTGCAAAAAGCGGTAGATGTACAAAAAATGTTTGACAAAGCAAATTCCAAATCATTAGAGCCAAAGCCTATGACTGAAATGACCAAACAGATAATAGAAGAATCCCAAAAGACGCTTCAAGAGATACATTAAAAGTGTATCTCTCTTTTTTATCTTGATTTACCATAAAAGGAATGGTATGATAAAATCAATAAAGGCTTTTAAAAAGGACAGTTATATTTGATATGACAGTTATCGAACTGTATAAATAGTCTTAATATTATGATATATTTTAGTTGGAGGAAGAATAATGAAAATAATTACTAAAAAAGGGAAAAATATTTATATAAGACCTCCTAAATACGAGGAAACTGCTTATATAAATAAATTATGGTCCGATGTGGATACAACAGGTGAAGTTGGTGGACCTTTTTTCTTACCAGAGGGGAAAGTATCATCTTGGTTTCAAAAAATGGTTGATCCTACGGATGGACATAATTTCTATTGTCTAATTTTTAACAATAAAGATGAACCTGTAGGTGAAGTAAGTTTCCATCGATTTGACGATTCAACTAAAACGGCAGAACTGAATATTAAAATTGAAAGAATACACAGAGGAAAAGGTTATGCAAAAGAAGCACTATTTTTACTTTTGGACTACTATTTTAATGAGTTTGGTGGAGAAATAATGATCGACCCGGTCCTTCTAAGCAATAAAAGGGCGCAAAAAATGTTATTATCATTTGGATTTGAACATGACCCTTCAAACAAGGAAGTATTCCTGTTAAAAATGACAAAGGATATGTTTAATAAAATTAAAGATGGTATTTTACCCACATAAACATAATTTAACCTTGATTACTTGTAATAAGAATGGTATGATGAAGCTAGTAAATGGTTTTTATATGGGGGCCATGAAATGACAAATGAAGATTTTGTGAATTTTATTGTTGACAAATTTAATAGTTTTGAAAAAAGGTTTGACAACTTTGAAAAAAGATTGGATGGATTTGAAGAAAGATTTGATGAAGCTATTACAAAAATAAAGATGAAGTTAGAGAAAACACTAGATTAGAATGATAAAAAGATTACCGAATTAAACCAAAAATCACAGGAAGTGAAGTTGGATAGACAGCTTTTAAAGAGAGCAGTAGTAAATTTGTAGACATCGAGATACACTATAAAGTGTGTCTTTTTTTGTAAAGTGTAGCAGTAAAATCCTGGGCCGAAGTGAAGCGAAGCCTTAAGCCGAAGTGAATGGTCTCCGAAGAATCTTTCTCTTCTGTTATTCTGAGGTGAAGCAGAAG
This genomic window from Thermoanaerobacter uzonensis DSM 18761 contains:
- a CDS encoding DMT family transporter, with the translated sequence MSKQLKSDIVLTVVTMVWGSTFIIVKNAIQTLPVYNFLFIRFLLAFLLLVIIFYKRLKNIDKKTLTAASLIGTMLFLGYAFQTMGLKYTTASKSGFITGFSVVLVPILEAVFLKRKPSKPAILGILLAFIGLILLTTNIDLSINIGDFLTLLCAFAFGMQIVLIAKYASTLDTYLLATIQIGIVALLSGIVTFLFEKPFIPTSVDVWLAIIITGVFATAFAYVAQNTMQAYTTATHTALIFALEPVFAAIAAFLIAGEVMSFRAIIGGIFMFAGIVLSELPESEVSK
- the atpG gene encoding ATP synthase F1 subunit gamma, which produces MGKRDIALRIKSVKETRKITRAMYLISASKFQKAKVMLDNVRPYYHKVQLTMKDILLHTGEVTSHYLERKEDDKKNKKKSVIVVTGDKGLCGAYNHNIIKTTQELIGKEEVNLMVIGEVGRRYFIKKGYNVDIEFLYTAQNPTTASAGEITDIILNAYNKGLTDEISIVYTEMQGLVQKVKVLRLLPLDIDNFMALANEGEETEEEVVIDSDMIYEPSATEVFNVLVPEYIKGLIYSILVQAFASEHFARMIAMDGATSNADKMINRLTLEYNKLRQASITQEISEIIAGASV
- the atpD gene encoding F0F1 ATP synthase subunit beta, whose translation is MKKGYITQVIGPVVDIKFEGELPPINSAIKIPIEDRELVVEVSQHIGDNIVRCVAMASTDGLKRGMECIDTGGPIMVPVGKGTLGRMFNVLGQPIDELGEVKDVKYMSIHRKAPPFEEQSPATEILETGIKVIDLLTPYPKGGKIGLFGGAGVGKTVLIMELIRNVAIEHGGYSIFTGVGERSREGNELWHEMHESGVIDKTAFVFGQMNEPPGARMRVGLAGLTMAEYFRDEEHQDVLLFIDNIFRFVQAGSEVSALLGRMPSAVGYQPTLATDLGLLQERITSTKKGSITSVQAVYVPADDLTDPAPATTFTHLDATTVLSRSIAEMGIYPAVDPLDSTSRILEPHIVGEEHYSVARKVQEILQRYKELQDIIAILGMEELTEEDKLIVYRARKIQRFLSQPFFVAETFTGTPGKYVPLKETIRGFKKIVEGEMDDIPEAAFYMVGNIDEVYEKVEKMR
- the atpA gene encoding F0F1 ATP synthase subunit alpha; protein product: MGIRPEEISSVIEEKIKNFDFNLETQEIGHVIQSGDGIAKIYGLDNAMYGEMVEFESGVVGMVLNLEEDTVGVVVLGDPEKVKEGDIVKRTGKIMEVPVGKEMLGRVVNPLGEPIDGKGPINYEAKRPIEYPAPPIVRRKSVDTPLQTGILAIDSMIPIGRGQRELIIGDRQTGKTAIAIDTIINQKDKGVYCIYVAIGQKASTVAGIVNMLEKHGAMEYTTVVASTASDSAALQYIAPYAGCAMGEHFMYQGKDVLVVYDDLSKHAIAYRTISLLLRRPPGREAYPGDVFYLHSRLLERSARLADEYGGGSLTALPIVETLAGDISAYIPTNVISITDGQIYLESELFYSGIRPAINVGLSVSRVGGAAQIKAMKKVAGRLRLELSQYRELQVFARFGSDLDKATLEVLRQGERIVEITKQPQYQPMPVEDQVIAIYTVMNRYVADIEVEQVRPFVKGLLEFLDINYPEIKQSIRDTKDLTSETEEKLKAAILEYKEKYAAKGDS
- a CDS encoding NAD+ synthase, which produces MKIALAQINPVVGDIKGNFKKIVEFINRAKYQKADLVVFSELVTVGYPPKDFLFMQDFLEANEKYINEIVLPSSYQIGVILGTVRRDTEGNLYNSAFFIYDGKIVEVFDKTLLPNYDVFDEKRYFKPAKLRKIASFKGIKLGVNICEDIWKDYVFEPSVDYSVDVLEEQFKLKPDIFINISASPYYLGKQNMRVEMIEKKIKKYAIPFVYVNQVGANDELIFDGASFVVNEEGKRVVQLKAFEEDIKVFDIDKLKNLRKLPEIKEDISWLYNALVLGVRDYCKKSGFKKAVVGLSGGIDSAVVCAIAVEALGKENVLAVSMPSRYSSEGSKSDARILADNLEIEFRVIPIEPVFKSYLSVFNGDSNVIGDLAEENIQARIRGNYLMFISNREGHIVLTTGNKSELAMGYCTLYGDMSGSLAVIADVPKTMVYELARYINREKEIIPASIIEKVPSAELRPNQKDEDSLPPYKILDEILKMYIEENKSAKEIIEKGYDEKLVKDVINKVNRVEYKRKQAAPGLKVTTKAFGTGRRMPIVHNFKL
- a CDS encoding F0F1 ATP synthase subunit epsilon, translated to MDKNFHLEVLTPHRKFYEGDVEEIIVTITTGQIGILKGHIPMTAAIGTGTLQIKEDGQWREAFISGGFMEVKRDSVTILSSAVEWPEEIDIARAQAAKERAEEKLRQKRSKQEHLLAEAALKRALMRLNIASKYQNM